Proteins encoded by one window of Arabidopsis thaliana chromosome 2, partial sequence:
- the ABCG7 gene encoding ABC-2 type transporter family protein (ABC-2 type transporter family protein; FUNCTIONS IN: ATPase activity, coupled to transmembrane movement of substances; LOCATED IN: chloroplast; EXPRESSED IN: 22 plant structures; EXPRESSED DURING: 14 growth stages; CONTAINS InterPro DOMAIN/s: ATPase, AAA+ type, core (InterPro:IPR003593), ABC transporter-like (InterPro:IPR003439), ABC-2 type transporter (InterPro:IPR013525), ABC transporter, conserved site (InterPro:IPR017871); BEST Arabidopsis thaliana protein match is: ABC-2 type transporter family protein (TAIR:AT3G25620.2); Has 387358 Blast hits to 354249 proteins in 4108 species: Archae - 7085; Bacteria - 307995; Metazoa - 8597; Fungi - 6708; Plants - 5391; Viruses - 19; Other Eukaryotes - 51563 (source: NCBI BLink).) — MAPFGGKSLADVVSGIGGNGVGGALAAVAAALLVRLFAGPGIALLPEDEAEDDYAETEDGGGDSIRPVTIRWRNITCSLSDKSSKSVRFLLKNVSGEAKPGRLLAIMGPSGSGKTTLLNVLAGQLSLSPRLHLSGLLEVNGKPSSSKAYKLAFVRQEDLFFSQLTVRETLSFAAELQLPEISSAEERDEYVNNLLLKLGLVSCADSCVGDAKVRGISGGEKKRLSLACELIASPSVIFADEPTTGLDAFQAEKVMETLQKLAQDGHTVICSIHQPRGSVYAKFDDIVLLTEGTLVYAGPAGKEPLTYFGNFGFLCPEHVNPAEFLADLISVDYSSSETVYSSQKRVHALVDAFSQRSSSVLYATPLSMKEETKNGMRPRRKAIVERTDGWWRQFFLLLKRAWMQASRDGPTNKVRARMSVASAVIFGSVFWRMGKSQTSIQDRMGLLQVAAINTAMAALTKTVGVFPKERAIVDRERSKGSYSLGPYLLSKTIAEIPIGAAFPLMFGAVLYPMARLNPTLSRFGKFCGIVTVESFAASAMGLTVGAMVPSTEAAMAVGPSLMTVFIVFGGYYVNADNTPIIFRWIPRASLIRWAFQGLCINEFSGLKFDHQNTFDVQTGEQALERLSFGGRRIRETIAAQSRILMFWYSATYLLLEKNKPKYQKLELLVDNGETGNSGVQLDKAEVDQTEKPEDDDINQPLDDQNQTSDSDDELDEIRPFVLEGSKV; from the exons ATGGCGCCTTTTGGCGGGAAATCTTTAGCGGACGTTGTTTCTGGCATCGGAGGGAATGGTGTTGGCGGGGCTCTGGCTGCGGTGGCCGCCGCTCTGTTGGTCCGCCTCTTCGCTGGACCTGGCATCGCTCTCTTACCTGAAGACGAAGCTGAAGATGATTACGCTGAGACGGAAGACGGTGGTGGTGATTCAATTCGTCCGGTGACAATCCGTTGGAGGAACATCACCTGCTCGCTCTCCGATAAGTCCTCCAAATCG GTGAggtttttgttgaaaaatgtATCCGGAGAAGCAAAACCTGGGAGGTTGCTAGCGATTATGGGTCCTTCTGGTTCTGGGAAAACAACATTGCTCAATGTTTTAGCAGGACAGCTTAGTTTATCTCCACGTTTGCATTTGTCAGGTCTCTTGGAGGTTAATGGCAAACCGAGCTCTAGCAAAGCTTATAA GCTTGCGTTTGTGAGACAGGAGgatctcttcttttctcagtTAACTGTCAGGGAAACACTTTCTTTTGCAGCCGAGCTTCAGCTTCCGGAGATCTCTTCTGCTGAGGAGAGGGATGAGTATGTCAACAACCTCTTGCTCAAACTTGGTCTG GTCAGCTGTGCAGATTCATGTGTTGGCGATGCTAAAGTTCGTGGGATCAGCGGTGGAGAGAAGAAGCGGCTGTCACTTGCGTGTGAATTGATCGCTAGTCCCTCTGTCATATTTGCTGATGAACCTACCACTG GGCTTGATGCCTTCCAGGCTGAGAAAGTGATGGAGACATTGCAAAAGCTTGCACAGGATGGACATACTGTGATCTGCTCCATACACCAGCCTAGAGGTTCGGTGTACGCTAAATTTGACGACATTGTGTTACTTACAGAAGGAACTCTAGTCTATGCCGGCCCTGCAGGAAAAGAACCTCTGACATATTTCGGGAACTTCGG GTTCCTTTGCCCTGAGCATGTGAACCCTGCTGAGTTTCTTGCTGATCTTATATCTGTTGACTATAGCTCTTCGGAAACGGTCTACTCTTCGCAGAAGAGAGTACATGCTCTTGTTGATGCATTCTCCCAGCGTTCATCATCGGTTCTTTATGCCACTCCCCTCAgcatgaaagaagaaacaaagaacgGCATGAGACCTCGCAGAAAAGCCATTGTTGAGAGAACAGATGGTTGGTGGAGGCAGTTTTTCTTGCTGCTTAAACGTGCATGGATGCAG GCTTCTCGGGATGGGCCAACAAACAAAGTCCGTGCAAGAATGTCTGTTGCATCTGCTGTGATATTTGGGTCTGTTTTCTGGAGAATGGGGAAGTCTCAGACGTCAATTCAGGACAGAATGGGTTTGCTTCAG GTTGCTGCAATAAACACGGCAATGGCAGCTCTTACAAAGACAGTTGGTGTCTTTCCTAAAGAGCGTGCCATAGTGGATAGAGAACGATCCAAAGGGTCTTATTCTTTAGGCCCTTACCTGCTCTCCAAAACAATAGCTGAAATTCCTATTGGAGCTGCATTTCCTTTGATGTTTGGTGCTGTACTATACCCCATGGCTCGCCTTAATCCCACTTTGTCAAG atttggaaaattttgTGGGATAGTGACTGTGGAGTCATTTGCTGCGTCTGCAATGGGTCTAACTGTTGGAGCTATGGTCCCAAGCACAGAAGCTGCAATGGCCGTGGGACCATCTCTCATGACAGTTTTCATCGTATTTGGAGGTTACTATGTCAATGCAGACAACACCCCAATCATCTTCCGTTGGATTCCTCGTGCTTCATTGATCAGATG GGCCTTCCAGGGACTCTGTATCAACGAATTCAGCGGCCTCAAGTTTGATCATCAGAACACTTTTGACGTCCAAACTGGAGAACAG GCGCTAGAACGACTGTCGTTTGGAGGAAGGCGGATAAGGGAGACGATAGCAGCTCAAAGCCGGATTCTGATGTTCTGGTATAGCGCCACGTACCTTCTCCTGGAGAAAAACAAGCCAAAGTATCAAAAGCTAGAGCTTCTTGTTGACAATGGAGAAACTGGTAATTCAGGAGTCCAACTGGATAAAGCAGAGGTTGATCAAACGGAGAAACCTGAAGACGATGATATCAATCAACCACTTGacgatcaaaatcaaacatcgGATTCGGATGATGAGCTTGACGAAATCCGTCCCTTTGTCCTCGAAG GTAGCAAAGTGTGA
- the ABCG7 gene encoding ABC-2 type transporter family protein (ABC-2 type transporter family protein; FUNCTIONS IN: ATPase activity, coupled to transmembrane movement of substances; LOCATED IN: chloroplast; EXPRESSED IN: 22 plant structures; EXPRESSED DURING: 14 growth stages; CONTAINS InterPro DOMAIN/s: ATPase, AAA+ type, core (InterPro:IPR003593), ABC transporter-like (InterPro:IPR003439), ABC-2 type transporter (InterPro:IPR013525), ABC transporter, conserved site (InterPro:IPR017871); BEST Arabidopsis thaliana protein match is: ABC-2 type transporter family protein (TAIR:AT3G25620.2); Has 387349 Blast hits to 354243 proteins in 4108 species: Archae - 7085; Bacteria - 307989; Metazoa - 8597; Fungi - 6708; Plants - 5387; Viruses - 19; Other Eukaryotes - 51564 (source: NCBI BLink).), translating into MAPFGGKSLADVVSGIGGNGVGGALAAVAAALLVRLFAGPGIALLPEDEAEDDYAETEDGGGDSIRPVTIRWRNITCSLSDKSSKSVRFLLKNVSGEAKPGRLLAIMGPSGSGKTTLLNVLAGQLSLSPRLHLSGLLEVNGKPSSSKAYKLAFVRQEDLFFSQLTVRETLSFAAELQLPEISSAEERDEYVNNLLLKLGLVSCADSCVGDAKVRGISGGEKKRLSLACELIASPSVIFADEPTTGLDAFQAEKVMETLQKLAQDGHTVICSIHQPRGSVYAKFDDIVLLTEGTLVYAGPAGKEPLTYFGNFGFLCPEHVNPAEFLADLISVDYSSSETVYSSQKRVHALVDAFSQRSSSVLYATPLSMKEETKNGMRPRRKAIVERTDGWWRQFFLLLKRAWMQASRDGPTNKVRARMSVASAVIFGSVFWRMGKSQTSIQDRMGLLQVAAINTAMAALTKTVGVFPKERAIVDRERSKGSYSLGPYLLSKTIAEIPIGAAFPLMFGAVLYPMARLNPTLSRFGKFCGIVTVESFAASAMGLTVGAMVPSTEAAMAVGPSLMTVFIVFGGYYVNADNTPIIFRWIPRASLIRWAFQGLCINEFSGLKFDHQNTFDVQTGEQALERLSFGGRRIRETIAAQSRILMFWYSATYLLLEKNKPKYQKLELLVDNGETGNSGVQLDKAEVDQTEKPEDDDINQPLDDQNQTSDSDDELDEIRPFVLEAGSKV; encoded by the exons ATGGCGCCTTTTGGCGGGAAATCTTTAGCGGACGTTGTTTCTGGCATCGGAGGGAATGGTGTTGGCGGGGCTCTGGCTGCGGTGGCCGCCGCTCTGTTGGTCCGCCTCTTCGCTGGACCTGGCATCGCTCTCTTACCTGAAGACGAAGCTGAAGATGATTACGCTGAGACGGAAGACGGTGGTGGTGATTCAATTCGTCCGGTGACAATCCGTTGGAGGAACATCACCTGCTCGCTCTCCGATAAGTCCTCCAAATCG GTGAggtttttgttgaaaaatgtATCCGGAGAAGCAAAACCTGGGAGGTTGCTAGCGATTATGGGTCCTTCTGGTTCTGGGAAAACAACATTGCTCAATGTTTTAGCAGGACAGCTTAGTTTATCTCCACGTTTGCATTTGTCAGGTCTCTTGGAGGTTAATGGCAAACCGAGCTCTAGCAAAGCTTATAA GCTTGCGTTTGTGAGACAGGAGgatctcttcttttctcagtTAACTGTCAGGGAAACACTTTCTTTTGCAGCCGAGCTTCAGCTTCCGGAGATCTCTTCTGCTGAGGAGAGGGATGAGTATGTCAACAACCTCTTGCTCAAACTTGGTCTG GTCAGCTGTGCAGATTCATGTGTTGGCGATGCTAAAGTTCGTGGGATCAGCGGTGGAGAGAAGAAGCGGCTGTCACTTGCGTGTGAATTGATCGCTAGTCCCTCTGTCATATTTGCTGATGAACCTACCACTG GGCTTGATGCCTTCCAGGCTGAGAAAGTGATGGAGACATTGCAAAAGCTTGCACAGGATGGACATACTGTGATCTGCTCCATACACCAGCCTAGAGGTTCGGTGTACGCTAAATTTGACGACATTGTGTTACTTACAGAAGGAACTCTAGTCTATGCCGGCCCTGCAGGAAAAGAACCTCTGACATATTTCGGGAACTTCGG GTTCCTTTGCCCTGAGCATGTGAACCCTGCTGAGTTTCTTGCTGATCTTATATCTGTTGACTATAGCTCTTCGGAAACGGTCTACTCTTCGCAGAAGAGAGTACATGCTCTTGTTGATGCATTCTCCCAGCGTTCATCATCGGTTCTTTATGCCACTCCCCTCAgcatgaaagaagaaacaaagaacgGCATGAGACCTCGCAGAAAAGCCATTGTTGAGAGAACAGATGGTTGGTGGAGGCAGTTTTTCTTGCTGCTTAAACGTGCATGGATGCAG GCTTCTCGGGATGGGCCAACAAACAAAGTCCGTGCAAGAATGTCTGTTGCATCTGCTGTGATATTTGGGTCTGTTTTCTGGAGAATGGGGAAGTCTCAGACGTCAATTCAGGACAGAATGGGTTTGCTTCAG GTTGCTGCAATAAACACGGCAATGGCAGCTCTTACAAAGACAGTTGGTGTCTTTCCTAAAGAGCGTGCCATAGTGGATAGAGAACGATCCAAAGGGTCTTATTCTTTAGGCCCTTACCTGCTCTCCAAAACAATAGCTGAAATTCCTATTGGAGCTGCATTTCCTTTGATGTTTGGTGCTGTACTATACCCCATGGCTCGCCTTAATCCCACTTTGTCAAG atttggaaaattttgTGGGATAGTGACTGTGGAGTCATTTGCTGCGTCTGCAATGGGTCTAACTGTTGGAGCTATGGTCCCAAGCACAGAAGCTGCAATGGCCGTGGGACCATCTCTCATGACAGTTTTCATCGTATTTGGAGGTTACTATGTCAATGCAGACAACACCCCAATCATCTTCCGTTGGATTCCTCGTGCTTCATTGATCAGATG GGCCTTCCAGGGACTCTGTATCAACGAATTCAGCGGCCTCAAGTTTGATCATCAGAACACTTTTGACGTCCAAACTGGAGAACAG GCGCTAGAACGACTGTCGTTTGGAGGAAGGCGGATAAGGGAGACGATAGCAGCTCAAAGCCGGATTCTGATGTTCTGGTATAGCGCCACGTACCTTCTCCTGGAGAAAAACAAGCCAAAGTATCAAAAGCTAGAGCTTCTTGTTGACAATGGAGAAACTGGTAATTCAGGAGTCCAACTGGATAAAGCAGAGGTTGATCAAACGGAGAAACCTGAAGACGATGATATCAATCAACCACTTGacgatcaaaatcaaacatcgGATTCGGATGATGAGCTTGACGAAATCCGTCCCTTTGTCCTCGAAG CAGGTAGCAAAGTGTGA
- the ABCG7 gene encoding ABC-2 type transporter family protein (ABC-2 type transporter family protein; FUNCTIONS IN: ATPase activity, coupled to transmembrane movement of substances; LOCATED IN: chloroplast; EXPRESSED IN: 22 plant structures; EXPRESSED DURING: 14 growth stages; CONTAINS InterPro DOMAIN/s: ATPase, AAA+ type, core (InterPro:IPR003593), ABC transporter-like (InterPro:IPR003439), ABC transporter, conserved site (InterPro:IPR017871), ABC-2 type transporter (InterPro:IPR013525); BEST Arabidopsis thaliana protein match is: ABC-2 type transporter family protein (TAIR:AT3G25620.2); Has 387535 Blast hits to 354405 proteins in 4108 species: Archae - 7090; Bacteria - 308145; Metazoa - 8600; Fungi - 6710; Plants - 5407; Viruses - 19; Other Eukaryotes - 51564 (source: NCBI BLink).), translating to MAPFGGKSLADVVSGIGGNGVGGALAAVAAALLVRLFAGPGIALLPEDEAEDDYAETEDGGGDSIRPVTIRWRNITCSLSDKSSKSVRFLLKNVSGEAKPGRLLAIMGPSGSGKTTLLNVLAGQLSLSPRLHLSGLLEVNGKPSSSKAYKLAFVRQEDLFFSQLTVRETLSFAAELQLPEISSAEERDEYVNNLLLKLGLVSCADSCVGDAKVRGISGGEKKRLSLACELIASPSVIFADEPTTGLDAFQAEKVMETLQKLAQDGHTVICSIHQPRGSVYAKFDDIVLLTEGTLVYAGPAGKEPLTYFGNFGFLCPEHVNPAEFLADLISVDYSSSETVYSSQKRVHALVDAFSQRSSSVLYATPLSMKEETKNGMRPRRKAIVERTDGWWRQFFLLLKRAWMQASRDGPTNKVRARMSVASAVIFGSVFWRMGKSQTSIQDRMGLLQVAAINTAMAALTKTVGVFPKERAIVDRERSKGSYSLGPYLLSKTIAEIPIGAAFPLMFGAVLYPMARLNPTLSRFGKFCGIVTVESFAASAMGLTVGAMVPSTEAAMAVGPSLMTVFIVFGGYYVNADNTPIIFRWIPRASLIRWAFQGLCINEFSGLKFDHQNTFDVQTGEQALERLSFGGRRIRETIAAQSRILMFWYSATYLLLEKNKPKYQKLELLVDNGETGNSGVQLDKAEVDQTEKPEDDDINQPLDDQNQTSDSDDELDEIRPFVLEGL from the exons ATGGCGCCTTTTGGCGGGAAATCTTTAGCGGACGTTGTTTCTGGCATCGGAGGGAATGGTGTTGGCGGGGCTCTGGCTGCGGTGGCCGCCGCTCTGTTGGTCCGCCTCTTCGCTGGACCTGGCATCGCTCTCTTACCTGAAGACGAAGCTGAAGATGATTACGCTGAGACGGAAGACGGTGGTGGTGATTCAATTCGTCCGGTGACAATCCGTTGGAGGAACATCACCTGCTCGCTCTCCGATAAGTCCTCCAAATCG GTGAggtttttgttgaaaaatgtATCCGGAGAAGCAAAACCTGGGAGGTTGCTAGCGATTATGGGTCCTTCTGGTTCTGGGAAAACAACATTGCTCAATGTTTTAGCAGGACAGCTTAGTTTATCTCCACGTTTGCATTTGTCAGGTCTCTTGGAGGTTAATGGCAAACCGAGCTCTAGCAAAGCTTATAA GCTTGCGTTTGTGAGACAGGAGgatctcttcttttctcagtTAACTGTCAGGGAAACACTTTCTTTTGCAGCCGAGCTTCAGCTTCCGGAGATCTCTTCTGCTGAGGAGAGGGATGAGTATGTCAACAACCTCTTGCTCAAACTTGGTCTG GTCAGCTGTGCAGATTCATGTGTTGGCGATGCTAAAGTTCGTGGGATCAGCGGTGGAGAGAAGAAGCGGCTGTCACTTGCGTGTGAATTGATCGCTAGTCCCTCTGTCATATTTGCTGATGAACCTACCACTG GGCTTGATGCCTTCCAGGCTGAGAAAGTGATGGAGACATTGCAAAAGCTTGCACAGGATGGACATACTGTGATCTGCTCCATACACCAGCCTAGAGGTTCGGTGTACGCTAAATTTGACGACATTGTGTTACTTACAGAAGGAACTCTAGTCTATGCCGGCCCTGCAGGAAAAGAACCTCTGACATATTTCGGGAACTTCGG GTTCCTTTGCCCTGAGCATGTGAACCCTGCTGAGTTTCTTGCTGATCTTATATCTGTTGACTATAGCTCTTCGGAAACGGTCTACTCTTCGCAGAAGAGAGTACATGCTCTTGTTGATGCATTCTCCCAGCGTTCATCATCGGTTCTTTATGCCACTCCCCTCAgcatgaaagaagaaacaaagaacgGCATGAGACCTCGCAGAAAAGCCATTGTTGAGAGAACAGATGGTTGGTGGAGGCAGTTTTTCTTGCTGCTTAAACGTGCATGGATGCAG GCTTCTCGGGATGGGCCAACAAACAAAGTCCGTGCAAGAATGTCTGTTGCATCTGCTGTGATATTTGGGTCTGTTTTCTGGAGAATGGGGAAGTCTCAGACGTCAATTCAGGACAGAATGGGTTTGCTTCAG GTTGCTGCAATAAACACGGCAATGGCAGCTCTTACAAAGACAGTTGGTGTCTTTCCTAAAGAGCGTGCCATAGTGGATAGAGAACGATCCAAAGGGTCTTATTCTTTAGGCCCTTACCTGCTCTCCAAAACAATAGCTGAAATTCCTATTGGAGCTGCATTTCCTTTGATGTTTGGTGCTGTACTATACCCCATGGCTCGCCTTAATCCCACTTTGTCAAG atttggaaaattttgTGGGATAGTGACTGTGGAGTCATTTGCTGCGTCTGCAATGGGTCTAACTGTTGGAGCTATGGTCCCAAGCACAGAAGCTGCAATGGCCGTGGGACCATCTCTCATGACAGTTTTCATCGTATTTGGAGGTTACTATGTCAATGCAGACAACACCCCAATCATCTTCCGTTGGATTCCTCGTGCTTCATTGATCAGATG GGCCTTCCAGGGACTCTGTATCAACGAATTCAGCGGCCTCAAGTTTGATCATCAGAACACTTTTGACGTCCAAACTGGAGAACAG GCGCTAGAACGACTGTCGTTTGGAGGAAGGCGGATAAGGGAGACGATAGCAGCTCAAAGCCGGATTCTGATGTTCTGGTATAGCGCCACGTACCTTCTCCTGGAGAAAAACAAGCCAAAGTATCAAAAGCTAGAGCTTCTTGTTGACAATGGAGAAACTGGTAATTCAGGAGTCCAACTGGATAAAGCAGAGGTTGATCAAACGGAGAAACCTGAAGACGATGATATCAATCAACCACTTGacgatcaaaatcaaacatcgGATTCGGATGATGAGCTTGACGAAATCCGTCCCTTTGTCCTCGAAGGTTTGTAA
- the ABCG7 gene encoding ABC-2 type transporter family protein: MAPFGGKSLADVVSGIGGNGVGGALAAVAAALLVRLFAGPGIALLPEDEAEDDYAETEDGGGDSIRPVTIRWRNITCSLSDKSSKSVRFLLKNVSGEAKPGRLLAIMGPSGSGKTTLLNVLAGQLSLSPRLHLSGLLEVNGKPSSSKAYKLAFVRQEDLFFSQLTVRETLSFAAELQLPEISSAEERDEYVNNLLLKLGLVSCADSCVGDAKVRGISGGEKKRLSLACELIASPSVIFADEPTTGLDAFQAEKVMETLQKLAQDGHTVICSIHQPRGSVYAKFDDIVLLTEGTLVYAGPAGKEPLTYFGNFGFLCPEHVNPAEFLADLISVDYSSSETVYSSQKRVHALVDAFSQRSSSVLYATPLSMKEETKNGMRPRRKAIVERTDGWWRQFFLLLKRAWMQASRDGPTNKVRARMSVASAVIFGSVFWRMGKSQTSIQDRMGLLQVAAINTAMAALTKTVGVFPKERAIVDRERSKGSYSLGPYLLSKTIAEIPIGAAFPLMFGAVLYPMARLNPTLSRFGKFCGIVTVESFAASAMGLTVGAMVPSTEAAMAVGPSLMTVFIVFGGYYVNADNTPIIFRWIPRASLIRWAFQGLCINEFSGLKFDHQNTFDVQTGEQVTISSCQTPFIASVYKVIGGYIMFGRR, encoded by the exons ATGGCGCCTTTTGGCGGGAAATCTTTAGCGGACGTTGTTTCTGGCATCGGAGGGAATGGTGTTGGCGGGGCTCTGGCTGCGGTGGCCGCCGCTCTGTTGGTCCGCCTCTTCGCTGGACCTGGCATCGCTCTCTTACCTGAAGACGAAGCTGAAGATGATTACGCTGAGACGGAAGACGGTGGTGGTGATTCAATTCGTCCGGTGACAATCCGTTGGAGGAACATCACCTGCTCGCTCTCCGATAAGTCCTCCAAATCG GTGAggtttttgttgaaaaatgtATCCGGAGAAGCAAAACCTGGGAGGTTGCTAGCGATTATGGGTCCTTCTGGTTCTGGGAAAACAACATTGCTCAATGTTTTAGCAGGACAGCTTAGTTTATCTCCACGTTTGCATTTGTCAGGTCTCTTGGAGGTTAATGGCAAACCGAGCTCTAGCAAAGCTTATAA GCTTGCGTTTGTGAGACAGGAGgatctcttcttttctcagtTAACTGTCAGGGAAACACTTTCTTTTGCAGCCGAGCTTCAGCTTCCGGAGATCTCTTCTGCTGAGGAGAGGGATGAGTATGTCAACAACCTCTTGCTCAAACTTGGTCTG GTCAGCTGTGCAGATTCATGTGTTGGCGATGCTAAAGTTCGTGGGATCAGCGGTGGAGAGAAGAAGCGGCTGTCACTTGCGTGTGAATTGATCGCTAGTCCCTCTGTCATATTTGCTGATGAACCTACCACTG GGCTTGATGCCTTCCAGGCTGAGAAAGTGATGGAGACATTGCAAAAGCTTGCACAGGATGGACATACTGTGATCTGCTCCATACACCAGCCTAGAGGTTCGGTGTACGCTAAATTTGACGACATTGTGTTACTTACAGAAGGAACTCTAGTCTATGCCGGCCCTGCAGGAAAAGAACCTCTGACATATTTCGGGAACTTCGG GTTCCTTTGCCCTGAGCATGTGAACCCTGCTGAGTTTCTTGCTGATCTTATATCTGTTGACTATAGCTCTTCGGAAACGGTCTACTCTTCGCAGAAGAGAGTACATGCTCTTGTTGATGCATTCTCCCAGCGTTCATCATCGGTTCTTTATGCCACTCCCCTCAgcatgaaagaagaaacaaagaacgGCATGAGACCTCGCAGAAAAGCCATTGTTGAGAGAACAGATGGTTGGTGGAGGCAGTTTTTCTTGCTGCTTAAACGTGCATGGATGCAG GCTTCTCGGGATGGGCCAACAAACAAAGTCCGTGCAAGAATGTCTGTTGCATCTGCTGTGATATTTGGGTCTGTTTTCTGGAGAATGGGGAAGTCTCAGACGTCAATTCAGGACAGAATGGGTTTGCTTCAG GTTGCTGCAATAAACACGGCAATGGCAGCTCTTACAAAGACAGTTGGTGTCTTTCCTAAAGAGCGTGCCATAGTGGATAGAGAACGATCCAAAGGGTCTTATTCTTTAGGCCCTTACCTGCTCTCCAAAACAATAGCTGAAATTCCTATTGGAGCTGCATTTCCTTTGATGTTTGGTGCTGTACTATACCCCATGGCTCGCCTTAATCCCACTTTGTCAAG atttggaaaattttgTGGGATAGTGACTGTGGAGTCATTTGCTGCGTCTGCAATGGGTCTAACTGTTGGAGCTATGGTCCCAAGCACAGAAGCTGCAATGGCCGTGGGACCATCTCTCATGACAGTTTTCATCGTATTTGGAGGTTACTATGTCAATGCAGACAACACCCCAATCATCTTCCGTTGGATTCCTCGTGCTTCATTGATCAGATG GGCCTTCCAGGGACTCTGTATCAACGAATTCAGCGGCCTCAAGTTTGATCATCAGAACACTTTTGACGTCCAAACTGGAGAACAGGTAACAATTAGTTCCTGTCAAACCCCATTCATTGCCTCTGTTTATAAGGTAATTGGAGGTTACATTATGTTTGGCAGGCGCTAG